In Pseudomonas poae, a single genomic region encodes these proteins:
- a CDS encoding LysR family transcriptional regulator yields the protein MLDLRKLRYFLTVAEELHFGRAAIRLHLAQPPLTRQISALETELGFKLFDRTSRSVTLTAQGRSFLPYARGVLEQVELAQVIAGKLAAGTAGQLTLGYVSSIALSDLFSQAIQAFAQRFPDVQLTLVECASGSLGAQVADGRLDIGLSRLLPQGDEVQALSLGEERLVAAVSTDSPLASQAQVSLAQLSAYPLILFPADYGSGLNQSIEQLYRHHGQPLRAGPTGRQITSIIALVAAGQGVALVPECTQSLMNKGVTYRPLVEVDACAKLLVLTPTQTKSTLVEAFLSVIAVALHTR from the coding sequence ATGCTCGACCTACGCAAGCTACGGTACTTTCTGACGGTCGCCGAAGAACTGCACTTCGGTCGCGCAGCCATTCGCCTGCACTTGGCCCAGCCGCCGCTGACCCGGCAGATTTCGGCATTGGAAACAGAATTGGGCTTCAAACTGTTCGATCGTACGAGCCGTTCGGTCACGCTCACGGCCCAAGGCCGCTCGTTCCTGCCCTATGCGCGTGGGGTGCTGGAACAGGTTGAACTGGCGCAAGTGATCGCCGGCAAACTGGCAGCAGGCACGGCGGGGCAACTGACGTTGGGCTACGTCAGCTCCATCGCGTTGTCAGACCTGTTCAGCCAGGCGATCCAGGCATTCGCCCAGCGCTTTCCCGATGTGCAACTGACCCTGGTGGAATGCGCCTCCGGCAGCCTAGGCGCGCAGGTGGCGGATGGGCGATTGGATATCGGCCTGAGCCGCTTGCTGCCTCAGGGGGATGAGGTGCAAGCACTGTCACTCGGCGAAGAACGTCTGGTGGCTGCGGTCTCCACTGATAGCCCGTTGGCAAGCCAGGCGCAGGTCAGCTTGGCGCAACTCAGCGCGTACCCGTTGATTCTGTTTCCGGCGGATTACGGCTCGGGGTTGAACCAGTCCATCGAACAGCTTTACCGGCACCACGGGCAACCCTTGCGAGCTGGGCCGACCGGGCGGCAAATCACCTCGATCATTGCGCTGGTAGCCGCCGGGCAAGGCGTGGCGCTGGTGCCGGAATGCACGCAGAGTTTGATGAATAAAGGCGTGACATACAGGCCGTTGGTGGAGGTGGATGCGTGTGCGAAGTTGTTGGTGCTGACGCCGACGCAAACCAAAAGCACGCTTGTTGAGGCATTTCTCAGCGTGATTGCGGTTGCTCTACACACCCGGTAA
- a CDS encoding addiction module toxin, HicA family has translation MDSRYLIGHIVADGWYLVRIRGSHHHFKHPTKPGLVTIPHPKKDLLDKTAKSILKQALLS, from the coding sequence GTGGATAGCCGTTATTTGATAGGCCATATCGTTGCGGATGGCTGGTACTTGGTACGCATCAGGGGCAGCCATCACCACTTCAAGCACCCCACAAAACCGGGACTGGTAACGATTCCTCATCCAAAGAAGGACCTGTTGGACAAGACCGCCAAAAGCATTTTGAAACAGGCTTTGTTGAGTTAA
- a CDS encoding methylated-DNA--[protein]-cysteine S-methyltransferase has protein sequence MSYEYKLMPSPVGQLTLIARNGKLNAILWEVEHANRVRLGELHEANDCPALLETERQLQEYFAGTRNRFELELDFDGTDFQKQVWQALLTIPFGETRSYSQIAQQIGNPKAVRAVGAANGRNPISIIAPCHRVIGASGGLTEFAGGLEAKQYLLALEGSGQAELAF, from the coding sequence ATGTCCTACGAATACAAACTGATGCCCTCCCCTGTCGGCCAACTCACGCTGATAGCGCGCAACGGCAAACTCAACGCCATCCTGTGGGAAGTCGAGCATGCCAACCGCGTACGCCTGGGCGAACTGCACGAAGCCAATGACTGCCCGGCGCTGTTGGAAACCGAGCGACAGTTGCAGGAATACTTCGCAGGTACGCGCAACAGATTCGAGCTGGAGCTGGATTTCGACGGCACCGACTTCCAGAAACAAGTCTGGCAAGCGCTGCTGACCATTCCGTTTGGCGAAACCCGTAGCTACAGCCAGATCGCCCAGCAAATCGGCAACCCCAAAGCCGTGCGTGCAGTGGGTGCCGCCAATGGACGTAATCCCATTTCGATCATCGCGCCCTGCCACCGGGTAATTGGTGCCTCAGGTGGCCTGACCGAGTTCGCCGGTGGCCTGGAAGCCAAGCAATATCTGCTTGCTCTGGAAGGCTCAGGCCAAGCGGAGCTGGCGTTCTGA
- a CDS encoding low affinity iron permease family protein, whose amino-acid sequence MKFSAVSQSLSRWAGSPRTFYAAVALILVWSLSGPYFHYNDTWQLIINTSTTIITFLMVFLIQNTQNRDNDILHIKIDELLRVSKDAQNAVLSLDGLDRKELEKLRQQYRSIGSTGTVSLNSGCGDVADDAAQDKTDLNQA is encoded by the coding sequence ATGAAATTCTCCGCAGTCTCGCAATCCCTGTCCCGCTGGGCTGGCAGCCCGCGAACGTTCTATGCAGCGGTGGCGTTGATTCTGGTGTGGAGCCTGAGCGGGCCGTATTTCCACTACAACGACACCTGGCAACTGATCATCAACACCTCGACCACCATCATCACGTTCCTGATGGTGTTCCTGATCCAGAACACGCAAAACCGCGACAACGACATCCTGCACATCAAGATCGACGAACTGTTGCGCGTCTCCAAGGACGCACAAAATGCCGTGCTCAGCCTGGATGGCCTGGACCGCAAAGAGCTGGAAAAACTGCGCCAGCAATACCGCAGCATCGGCAGTACCGGCACGGTGAGCCTGAACAGTGGTTGCGGCGATGTTGCAGACGACGCAGCGCAGGACAAGACTGACCTGAATCAGGCATAA
- a CDS encoding DMT family transporter, with amino-acid sequence MTTLHWVGLLALAVIAGAVVPFQSAINANLGRGLGHPLWATLASLLVSIIVLLPVILALRLPLPSLTFISKAPLWMWVGGAFGVCFISLALMLLPKLGASGFIALAMAGQILASLVLDHFGLFGLVERQLTTPRVLGALLLIGGVALIQFSASPARSLATAG; translated from the coding sequence ATGACCACGCTGCATTGGGTAGGCTTATTGGCGCTGGCGGTGATCGCCGGAGCGGTGGTGCCGTTTCAAAGTGCGATCAACGCCAACCTGGGACGAGGGCTCGGACACCCGTTATGGGCCACATTGGCATCGTTGCTGGTCAGCATCATTGTTTTGTTGCCGGTGATTCTGGCACTGCGTTTACCGTTGCCGAGCCTGACGTTTATCAGCAAGGCCCCGCTGTGGATGTGGGTCGGTGGTGCGTTTGGCGTGTGTTTTATTTCCCTGGCGTTGATGCTGTTGCCCAAGCTCGGCGCGTCGGGGTTTATTGCACTGGCCATGGCCGGGCAGATTCTGGCGTCGTTGGTACTCGATCACTTCGGCCTGTTCGGCCTGGTGGAACGCCAACTGACAACGCCCCGCGTGTTGGGGGCGTTGTTGTTGATCGGCGGCGTGGCGTTGATCCAGTTCAGCGCCAGCCCTGCCCGCAGCTTGGCAACGGCGGGCTGA
- a CDS encoding IclR family transcriptional regulator has translation MADTGTVRSVERALAIVELLGEHQALGLEELHYLTHLPKATVSRMLLTLQDQGWVYRGLSDRRYRLRARRLFGDTQQRFKRQMVESAAPWLLELSERTGLVVDLSCFDGERLEVMESAIPGVLRKLYPNNCQIVGQHASLFHSAMGKACLTQLPAEEVQRLAGREHVAADEQYRACEQSQHQGFGQRTEGYWEYPVRLPFLIRAVALPVRANGRLVGSMALHWPMHQAPVERVLSLHMASLEQTVREVQQALI, from the coding sequence ATGGCCGACACAGGCACCGTACGCTCGGTTGAGCGCGCACTGGCAATTGTCGAGTTGCTGGGCGAGCACCAGGCCTTGGGGCTGGAAGAACTGCATTACCTCACGCATTTACCCAAGGCCACCGTGTCGCGCATGTTGCTCACGTTGCAGGATCAAGGCTGGGTCTACCGTGGCCTGAGCGACCGGCGTTACCGTCTGCGTGCCCGGCGCTTGTTCGGCGACACGCAGCAACGCTTCAAGCGCCAAATGGTGGAAAGCGCGGCGCCCTGGTTATTGGAACTCAGCGAGCGCACCGGGCTGGTGGTGGATTTGTCCTGCTTTGACGGCGAGCGCCTGGAAGTCATGGAAAGTGCGATCCCCGGCGTGCTGCGCAAGCTCTATCCCAATAACTGCCAGATCGTCGGCCAGCACGCCAGCCTGTTTCATTCGGCGATGGGCAAGGCGTGCCTCACGCAATTGCCGGCAGAAGAAGTGCAGCGTCTGGCGGGCAGGGAGCACGTGGCGGCGGATGAGCAATACCGTGCTTGCGAGCAAAGCCAACACCAGGGGTTTGGCCAGCGGACAGAGGGGTATTGGGAATACCCGGTGCGGCTGCCGTTCCTGATACGCGCCGTGGCGTTGCCGGTGCGGGCCAATGGGCGATTGGTGGGGAGCATGGCGCTGCATTGGCCAATGCACCAGGCGCCGGTGGAGCGGGTGTTGAGCTTGCACATGGCAAGCTTGGAGCAGACGGTGCGAGAGGTGCAGCAAGCACTGATCTAA
- a CDS encoding MFS transporter — MQTSHTGVSRTRQVVAAVIGNALEWYDFIVYGFLASIIARQFFPSEDEYASLLMALATFGVGFFMRPVGGILLGMYSDRKGRKAAMQLIIRLMTVSIALIAFAPNYAAIGMGAPMLIVVARMLQGFATGGEYASATAFLVESAPAHRKGLYGSWQLVGQCLAVFGGAAMVAMVTHFFSPQTLDLWGWRLPFVFGLLIGPVGLWIRRHMEDPEEFIEARKHATGPAPSLMQVVREHRRSILVSMGLACGATVSFYVVLVNMPTFAHKSLGLPLDQVLMVQMLAVALMTVVIPLSGMLSDRLGRRPVLMAFTLAFFVMVYPLYVWVAAAPSIERLLVMQVMLCTAIGGFFGPAPTALAEQFPIEVRSTGVSVAYNVAVMVFGGFAPLIVTWLTKVLGTPVAPSFYVLFACVLTLLGTYCMQEAPRAKRPQPFSSEVKP, encoded by the coding sequence ATGCAGACTTCACACACAGGCGTATCCCGCACCCGCCAGGTGGTGGCGGCCGTGATCGGCAATGCGCTGGAATGGTATGACTTTATCGTTTACGGCTTTCTGGCCAGCATCATTGCCCGGCAGTTTTTCCCGTCAGAGGATGAGTACGCATCGCTGCTGATGGCCCTGGCCACCTTTGGCGTGGGCTTTTTCATGCGCCCGGTGGGCGGGATTTTGCTGGGCATGTATTCCGACCGCAAAGGCCGCAAGGCTGCGATGCAACTGATTATCCGGCTGATGACTGTGTCCATCGCGTTGATCGCCTTCGCGCCGAACTACGCCGCCATCGGCATGGGCGCGCCGATGCTGATCGTGGTGGCGCGCATGCTCCAGGGCTTCGCCACCGGTGGTGAGTACGCCAGCGCCACGGCGTTCCTGGTGGAAAGTGCGCCGGCTCATCGCAAGGGGCTTTACGGCTCCTGGCAGTTGGTAGGGCAGTGCCTGGCGGTGTTTGGCGGGGCGGCGATGGTGGCGATGGTCACGCACTTCTTTTCGCCGCAAACCCTCGACCTGTGGGGCTGGCGTTTGCCGTTTGTGTTTGGCTTGCTGATCGGCCCGGTGGGGCTGTGGATTCGCCGGCACATGGAAGACCCGGAAGAATTCATCGAGGCACGCAAGCATGCCACCGGCCCGGCGCCGAGCCTGATGCAAGTGGTGCGCGAGCATCGGCGCAGCATCCTGGTATCCATGGGCCTGGCCTGCGGCGCGACGGTGTCGTTTTACGTGGTGTTGGTGAACATGCCGACCTTCGCGCACAAGAGCCTCGGCCTGCCGCTGGACCAGGTATTGATGGTGCAGATGTTGGCGGTGGCACTGATGACCGTGGTGATCCCGCTGTCGGGCATGTTGTCGGATCGCCTCGGTCGGCGCCCGGTATTGATGGCGTTCACCCTGGCATTTTTTGTGATGGTCTACCCGCTGTACGTGTGGGTAGCCGCCGCACCTTCCATCGAGCGTTTGCTGGTGATGCAGGTGATGCTGTGCACGGCCATCGGCGGGTTCTTCGGCCCGGCACCCACCGCGTTGGCCGAGCAGTTTCCCATCGAAGTGCGCTCGACCGGCGTGTCGGTCGCCTATAACGTGGCGGTCATGGTGTTCGGCGGTTTCGCGCCGTTGATCGTCACCTGGCTGACCAAAGTACTGGGCACGCCGGTGGCGCCATCCTTCTACGTGCTGTTTGCTTGCGTGCTCACGCTATTGGGCACCTACTGCATGCAGGAGGCTCCGAGGGCCAAGAGGCCGCAGCCGTTTTCAAGTGAGGTGAAGCCTTGA
- a CDS encoding amidohydrolase — translation MRPHQHILDWLSDVAGDLHAVRHDIHAHPELGFEENRTSALVAKSLREWGYEVHTGIGKTGVVGVLRNGSSPRTLGIRADMDALPIIENTGAAYTSQHAGCMHACGHDGHTTMLLGAARYLAATRQFDGTLNLIFQPAEEGQGGAEAMLADGLLERFPCDGLFGMHNMPGLPAGHLGLRVGPMMASQDLLTVTLEGVGGHGSMPHLTVDPLVAAASMVMALQTVVARNIDTQEAAVVTVGALQAGQAANVIPQEALLRLSLRALNPQVREQMLERVFAIIQTQAASFGCTVQIEHRPAYPVLVNHPEETEFARQVGVALLGADAVDGNTRTLMGSEDFAWMLQRCPGSYLFIGNGVSRPMVHNPAYDFNDDILLTGAAYWGALAESWLKPA, via the coding sequence ATGCGCCCACACCAGCACATCCTGGATTGGCTCAGCGACGTGGCCGGCGATTTACACGCCGTGCGTCACGACATTCACGCCCATCCCGAACTCGGTTTTGAAGAGAACCGCACCAGCGCCTTGGTTGCGAAATCCCTGAGGGAATGGGGCTACGAGGTTCACACTGGCATCGGCAAGACCGGCGTGGTCGGTGTGCTGCGCAACGGCAGCAGCCCGCGAACCCTGGGCATTCGCGCCGATATGGACGCCTTGCCCATCATCGAAAACACCGGCGCGGCCTACACCAGCCAGCATGCCGGTTGCATGCACGCCTGTGGGCATGACGGTCACACCACCATGCTGCTCGGCGCCGCGCGCTACCTGGCGGCGACGCGGCAATTTGACGGCACCCTGAACCTCATCTTCCAACCCGCAGAAGAAGGCCAGGGCGGCGCCGAAGCCATGCTCGCCGACGGTTTGCTGGAGCGCTTCCCCTGCGATGGCCTGTTCGGCATGCACAACATGCCGGGCTTGCCGGCTGGGCATCTGGGCTTGCGCGTTGGGCCGATGATGGCATCCCAGGACTTACTCACCGTCACCCTTGAAGGCGTCGGTGGCCATGGCTCCATGCCGCACTTGACGGTAGACCCGCTGGTGGCGGCGGCGAGTATGGTGATGGCGTTGCAGACGGTGGTGGCGCGCAACATCGACACCCAGGAAGCTGCCGTGGTCACGGTCGGCGCGCTGCAAGCAGGACAGGCTGCCAACGTGATTCCTCAAGAAGCGCTGTTGCGTTTGAGCCTGCGCGCACTCAATCCACAAGTGCGCGAGCAGATGCTGGAGCGCGTGTTCGCCATCATCCAGACCCAGGCCGCGAGCTTCGGCTGCACGGTGCAGATCGAACATCGCCCGGCCTACCCGGTGCTGGTCAATCATCCCGAAGAAACCGAGTTCGCCCGTCAGGTCGGCGTGGCCTTGCTCGGTGCGGACGCCGTGGACGGCAACACCCGCACGCTGATGGGCAGCGAAGACTTTGCCTGGATGCTGCAACGCTGCCCCGGCAGCTACCTGTTCATCGGCAATGGCGTGTCACGGCCGATGGTGCACAACCCCGCCTATGACTTCAACGACGACATCCTGCTGACCGGCGCCGCCTATTGGGGCGCGCTGGCCGAGAGCTGGCTCAAGCCTGCCTGA
- a CDS encoding amidase, with translation MIRRRPFTSVFLLLIIALLGWTWHERVNLQAFPDIIAAYTAKEYCSCRYVENNPAEYCRGYVKQYVPTSAFSDNPERSEVTASGLGRTHTARWLGDRHGCRLTP, from the coding sequence ATGATCCGTCGCCGGCCGTTTACCAGTGTGTTTCTACTATTGATCATCGCCCTGTTGGGTTGGACATGGCACGAGCGCGTCAACCTGCAAGCCTTCCCCGACATCATTGCGGCGTATACGGCCAAGGAGTATTGCTCGTGTCGCTATGTCGAGAACAATCCGGCTGAGTATTGCCGGGGGTACGTGAAGCAATACGTGCCCACCAGTGCGTTCAGCGATAATCCGGAGCGCAGTGAAGTCACCGCGAGCGGACTCGGGCGTACCCACACCGCACGCTGGCTCGGTGACCGTCACGGTTGTCGCCTCACCCCCTGA
- a CDS encoding class C beta-lactamase-related serine hydrolase, translating into MVRGLLCVALLFVTVSAHAETWPDKDWAKGTALSGPAVDALNAYAFPPRDDTTRQGVRTDALLVIRDGEIIYERYASPTTASTPHLTWSVSKSLMATVLGVAYGENRFKLTDPAARFYPPMKQHPKVTMGDLLHWASGLDWQEDYEFAPLKSSVVAMLYTRGSNDMAEFAADTEAASAPGQTFRYSSGDSNILSATLKGMLGHKAYMSYPWDALFKPLGIRSATWETDADETFVASSYAYLTARDLARVGLLMARDGRWGEQQLLPKEWVAFNREPFANYRAGQDEAVPGGQWWLNKGAPRPWPDAPGDTLAALGHWGQALFVMPAEHLVIVRYGDDRDGSYRHNDLLKRVLAAVQP; encoded by the coding sequence ATGGTCAGAGGCCTGTTGTGTGTTGCCCTGCTGTTCGTCACCGTTAGTGCCCACGCCGAAACCTGGCCTGACAAAGATTGGGCCAAAGGAACCGCACTCTCTGGCCCTGCCGTTGATGCCCTGAATGCCTACGCTTTCCCGCCGCGTGATGACACTACCCGCCAAGGCGTCCGCACCGATGCGTTGCTGGTGATCCGTGATGGCGAGATCATTTACGAACGCTACGCGTCACCGACCACCGCCAGCACGCCGCACCTGACCTGGTCCGTCAGCAAAAGCCTGATGGCCACCGTGTTGGGGGTGGCCTACGGTGAAAACCGTTTCAAGCTGACCGACCCCGCTGCACGCTTTTACCCACCGATGAAGCAACACCCGAAGGTCACCATGGGCGATTTGCTGCACTGGGCCTCGGGCCTCGACTGGCAGGAAGACTATGAGTTCGCGCCGCTGAAATCCTCGGTGGTGGCGATGCTCTACACCCGTGGCAGCAACGACATGGCCGAGTTCGCAGCAGACACCGAGGCCGCCAGCGCACCGGGCCAGACCTTCCGATACTCCAGCGGTGACAGCAATATCCTGTCCGCCACCCTTAAAGGCATGCTCGGCCATAAGGCTTATATGAGCTACCCGTGGGATGCGCTGTTCAAGCCGTTGGGCATACGCAGCGCTACGTGGGAAACCGATGCCGATGAAACGTTCGTTGCCTCGTCCTACGCCTACCTCACTGCCCGTGACTTGGCCCGCGTGGGCCTATTGATGGCGCGCGACGGCCGGTGGGGCGAGCAGCAGTTGTTGCCTAAAGAATGGGTCGCCTTCAATCGCGAACCTTTCGCCAACTACAGAGCCGGTCAGGATGAAGCCGTGCCGGGCGGTCAGTGGTGGCTCAATAAAGGCGCCCCGAGACCCTGGCCCGACGCCCCCGGCGACACCCTCGCCGCGCTCGGCCACTGGGGCCAGGCATTGTTCGTGATGCCCGCCGAACACCTGGTCATCGTGCGCTACGGCGACGACCGCGACGGCAGCTACCGCCACAACGACCTGCTCAAACGCGTGCTCGCGGCGGTGCAACCATGA
- a CDS encoding GNAT family N-acetyltransferase gives MTQIARISDTGNERRLQAERLVGAQALQEAQALRFNVFSGEFNAKLKGAELGLDMDDYDVHCSHIGVRDLNSGRLVATTRLLDHQAASTLGRFYSEEEFSLHGLLHLQGPILEIGRTCVDPAYRNGGTIAVLWGELAEVLNQGGYSYLMGCASIPMHDGGIQAHAIMQRLRERYLCNEHLRAEPKKPLPALDLPSNVIAEMPPLLKAYMRLGAKICGEPCWDEDFQVADVFILLKRDELCPRYARHFKAAM, from the coding sequence ATGACTCAGATCGCCCGCATCAGCGACACCGGCAATGAACGCCGTCTGCAAGCCGAACGCCTGGTTGGCGCACAGGCGTTGCAGGAAGCCCAGGCCCTGCGGTTCAACGTGTTCAGCGGCGAATTCAACGCCAAACTGAAAGGCGCGGAACTGGGTCTGGACATGGATGACTATGATGTTCACTGCAGCCACATCGGCGTACGGGACTTGAACAGCGGTCGCTTGGTGGCCACCACCCGTTTGCTCGATCACCAGGCTGCCAGCACCTTGGGCCGGTTCTACAGCGAAGAAGAATTCAGCTTGCATGGCTTGCTCCACCTGCAAGGCCCGATCCTGGAAATCGGCCGCACCTGCGTCGACCCGGCCTACCGCAACGGTGGCACAATCGCCGTGTTGTGGGGCGAATTGGCCGAAGTGCTGAACCAAGGCGGCTACAGCTACTTGATGGGCTGCGCGAGCATTCCGATGCACGACGGCGGCATCCAGGCCCACGCGATCATGCAGCGCCTGCGCGAACGCTACCTGTGCAACGAACACCTGCGCGCCGAACCGAAAAAGCCATTGCCGGCGCTGGACCTGCCGTCCAACGTGATCGCAGAGATGCCGCCACTGCTCAAGGCCTACATGCGCCTGGGTGCGAAGATCTGCGGCGAGCCGTGCTGGGATGAAGATTTCCAAGTGGCCGACGTGTTCATCCTGCTCAAGCGCGACGAGTTGTGCCCGCGTTATGCGCGCCACTTCAAGGCTGCAATGTGA
- a CDS encoding 1-acyl-sn-glycerol-3-phosphate acyltransferase → MSRLRVYGRIARVLLVVALGLSMASVFGVFERLGIANSMVRRQRWSRFFMARLTNALPFRVTVHGELPTQPMLWVSNHVSWTDIPLLGAVAPMSFLSKAEVRTWPVAGWLAAKAGSLFIRRGSGDSQLIRKQMTRHLEQQHPLLMFPEGTTTDGRSLRTFHGRLLASAIDADVALQPVAIRYLRDGQVDPLAPFIGDDDLLSHLMRLFANDQGDVEIHVLKPIACAGQERAALAYQAQQAVQKALFGPVPEAEQVDARPAFAA, encoded by the coding sequence ATGAGCCGCCTGCGGGTGTACGGGCGCATTGCCCGCGTGCTGTTGGTGGTGGCGCTGGGCTTGAGCATGGCCAGCGTGTTTGGAGTGTTTGAGCGCCTGGGCATTGCCAACTCGATGGTGCGTCGCCAGCGCTGGTCGCGATTTTTCATGGCGCGCCTGACCAATGCCCTGCCCTTTCGCGTGACGGTACACGGTGAGTTGCCAACGCAGCCGATGCTGTGGGTGAGCAATCACGTGTCGTGGACCGATATTCCATTGCTGGGCGCCGTTGCGCCGATGTCGTTTTTGTCCAAGGCCGAAGTGCGCACCTGGCCGGTGGCCGGTTGGTTGGCGGCCAAGGCTGGCAGTTTGTTTATCCGCCGTGGTTCAGGCGATAGCCAGTTGATCCGCAAGCAGATGACCCGTCACCTGGAACAACAGCACCCGCTGCTGATGTTCCCCGAAGGCACCACCACCGATGGGCGCAGCCTGCGCACCTTCCATGGGCGTTTGTTGGCCAGTGCGATTGATGCAGACGTAGCGCTGCAACCGGTGGCGATCCGTTACCTGCGCGATGGCCAGGTCGACCCACTGGCGCCGTTTATTGGCGATGATGATTTGCTCTCGCACCTGATGCGCCTGTTTGCCAATGACCAGGGCGATGTGGAGATTCATGTGCTCAAGCCGATTGCCTGTGCCGGGCAGGAACGTGCGGCGCTGGCGTATCAGGCGCAACAGGCGGTGCAGAAGGCGTTGTTTGGGCCGGTGCCTGAGGCTGAGCAGGTGGATGCTCGACCTGCATTTGCCGCCTGA
- a CDS encoding DUF479 domain-containing protein: MNYLAHLHLGGQLPAQLLGSLYGDFVKGRLQGQFNPQIEAAIQLHRAIDRFTDSHPLVGEALSRFSLTRRRYAGIVLDVFFDHCLARDWALYADQPLERFTSQVYRVLAAEPQLPGRLAQIAPWMAADDWLGSYREFAVMEQVLRGISRRLTQPQELGFAMQELRELYEPLSEDFRVFYPELQAFAQSHLITEI; the protein is encoded by the coding sequence ATGAATTATCTCGCACATCTGCACCTGGGCGGCCAACTTCCTGCGCAATTGCTGGGCAGCCTGTATGGTGACTTCGTCAAAGGCCGCCTGCAGGGCCAGTTCAACCCGCAAATCGAGGCGGCGATCCAGTTGCATCGCGCCATCGACCGCTTTACCGACAGCCACCCGTTGGTGGGGGAGGCGTTGTCGCGCTTCAGCCTGACCCGCAGGCGTTATGCCGGAATCGTCCTCGATGTGTTTTTCGACCATTGCCTGGCGCGGGATTGGGCGTTGTATGCCGACCAGCCGCTGGAGCGCTTCACCTCGCAGGTGTACCGCGTGCTGGCCGCTGAACCGCAGTTGCCGGGGCGGTTGGCGCAGATTGCGCCGTGGATGGCGGCGGATGATTGGTTAGGGTCTTACCGCGAGTTTGCGGTGATGGAGCAGGTACTGCGGGGGATTTCGCGGCGGCTGACGCAGCCGCAGGAGTTGGGGTTTGCGATGCAGGAATTGCGCGAGTTGTATGAGCCGTTGAGCGAAGACTTCCGGGTCTTCTACCCCGAACTGCAAGCCTTCGCACAAAGCCATCTGATCACTGAGATCTAA
- a CDS encoding transcriptional regulator, with product MSIYLDEIIKALAHPVRRDILNWLKDPKVQFPEQLHNHEYGICAGQIDQRCGLSQSTVSAHLATLQRAGLISSQKAGQWHFFKRNEDTIQAFLDALITELSSEISEPL from the coding sequence ATGTCCATCTACCTCGACGAAATAATAAAAGCCCTGGCGCACCCAGTACGGCGAGACATCCTCAATTGGCTGAAAGACCCGAAAGTGCAATTCCCCGAGCAATTGCACAACCACGAATACGGCATCTGCGCCGGGCAGATCGACCAGCGCTGCGGCTTGTCCCAGTCGACCGTGTCGGCCCACCTGGCCACCCTGCAACGCGCAGGCTTGATCAGCAGCCAGAAGGCCGGGCAGTGGCACTTTTTCAAACGCAACGAGGACACCATCCAAGCGTTCCTCGATGCGCTCATCACAGAGCTCAGCTCTGAAATCAGCGAACCGCTGTAA